The Thermoplasma acidophilum DSM 1728 genome includes a window with the following:
- a CDS encoding 50S ribosomal protein L22: MKGYSMEIEGNHAKARIREADISLKDSVNIAHHLRGMPLSRAKEIIDAVINKTYAIPYFRYLDSVSHRPGVGPGRYPVKAAKAFKQLLENVENNAEFKGLNTDNLVIKHIAANKGRMIKKYTPKAYGRAGANFKDLINLEIIVTEGSE, from the coding sequence ATGAAAGGATATTCAATGGAGATTGAAGGAAATCACGCAAAGGCCAGAATAAGAGAGGCTGACATATCGCTGAAAGACTCCGTCAACATAGCGCACCATCTAAGAGGAATGCCACTCTCAAGGGCCAAGGAGATAATAGATGCTGTGATCAACAAGACCTACGCTATACCGTATTTCAGGTATCTTGATTCCGTCTCACACAGACCGGGCGTTGGCCCCGGAAGATATCCCGTTAAAGCAGCTAAGGCATTCAAGCAGCTACTGGAGAACGTGGAGAACAACGCTGAGTTCAAGGGACTCAACACCGATAATCTGGTCATAAAGCACATAGCTGCAAATAAGGGAAGGATGATAAAGAAGTATACGCCGAAGGCCTATGGAAGGGCGGGTGCGAACTTCAAAGATCTGATCAACCTTGAGATCATAGTAACGGAGGGATCAGAATGA
- a CDS encoding 30S ribosomal protein S3 encodes MKERKFINEAVKRLLVCEYVVKETENAGFGNMVMKRTPFGTNITLYVNRPGLVIGRRGSKVQQMTDTLEKKYGIETPQIEVKDVKDPDLNPSVIAKKIALSLEKGWSYRKAGNTSLNRTIQAGAKGVLIKISGKISGERARYQKFIYGNVKYSGEPGSKGMITGFSTAKLKVGILGVTVKILNPEYKLPDVFSIENITGGEEVGTESKADQTDVEGRETGNAEES; translated from the coding sequence ATGAAGGAGAGAAAGTTCATTAACGAAGCAGTCAAGAGGTTGCTTGTTTGCGAATACGTCGTCAAGGAGACGGAGAACGCTGGCTTTGGAAACATGGTAATGAAGAGAACGCCGTTCGGCACCAATATAACCCTTTACGTGAACAGGCCAGGGCTGGTCATAGGAAGGCGTGGGAGCAAGGTACAGCAGATGACAGACACGCTAGAGAAAAAATATGGAATAGAGACGCCACAGATAGAGGTCAAGGACGTCAAAGATCCGGATCTTAACCCATCCGTGATAGCAAAGAAGATCGCACTATCGCTCGAGAAAGGCTGGTCTTACAGGAAAGCTGGAAATACATCGCTTAACAGAACCATACAGGCCGGAGCAAAGGGTGTGCTCATAAAGATATCGGGAAAGATATCAGGAGAGCGTGCAAGGTATCAGAAATTCATATACGGGAATGTTAAATATTCAGGAGAGCCGGGCAGCAAGGGAATGATAACTGGGTTCTCCACCGCGAAGCTGAAGGTGGGTATACTTGGAGTGACGGTTAAAATCCTCAATCCAGAGTACAAGCTGCCAGATGTATTCAGCATAGAGAACATAACCGGAGGTGAAGAGGTTGGAACTGAGAGCAAAGCAGATCAGACAGATGTCGAAGGAAGAGAGACAGGAAACGCTGAAGAATCTTAA
- a CDS encoding DedA family protein yields the protein MRPAEKTRKNLIKERITVSARTLLLRVNPTGDQNLGKYAYYAFIFSILILFAAVIALTNAYLHYVNVSSYYSYERKILAPFSLTGYEGMFFVVAFAPLPDYLIIPFYGYLSSIGEFNVFAAFFVSLMAMLFEMGIEYAGGRLAGRAILLKALSYFKITENDLEVADKWIRDHGPFSIFVATFIPYFKNVTSIAAGTLKMNAPWFFLSNFAGFAIRFGLLIYIGYSGVFVLTPSFDYRHRLGIAILGVIALLYLTGYLINKANTIISHRAGNSRS from the coding sequence ATGAGGCCAGCTGAGAAGACAAGAAAGAACCTGATAAAAGAGAGGATCACGGTCAGTGCTAGAACTCTTCTGCTAAGAGTTAATCCAACTGGAGACCAGAACCTTGGAAAATATGCTTATTATGCCTTCATATTTTCAATTCTAATCCTCTTTGCCGCAGTAATAGCGCTTACAAATGCATATCTGCATTATGTAAACGTATCATCATATTATTCATATGAAAGGAAGATACTGGCACCCTTTTCGCTTACCGGATATGAGGGTATGTTCTTCGTTGTGGCATTTGCACCGCTCCCAGATTATCTTATAATTCCCTTCTATGGTTATCTGTCCTCCATAGGCGAGTTCAATGTATTCGCCGCATTTTTTGTTTCTCTCATGGCAATGCTGTTCGAGATGGGCATAGAATATGCTGGAGGTCGATTGGCAGGGAGGGCCATACTTCTTAAAGCCTTATCGTACTTCAAGATAACAGAAAATGATCTTGAGGTCGCGGATAAATGGATAAGAGATCACGGCCCATTTTCAATATTCGTTGCCACTTTTATTCCATACTTCAAGAATGTCACATCGATCGCAGCCGGTACTCTGAAGATGAATGCACCATGGTTCTTCCTGTCTAATTTTGCTGGTTTTGCCATAAGGTTTGGGCTTCTTATATATATCGGATACTCCGGCGTATTTGTGCTGACACCATCATTCGATTACCGTCACCGATTAGGGATAGCAATCCTGGGCGTGATCGCGCTGCTCTATCTTACAGGCTACCTTATAAACAAGGCGAACACGATCATATCGCACAGGGCAGGGAATAGCAGATCGTAA
- the rpl4p gene encoding 50S ribosomal protein L4: MNTKVPIYSVSGEMKGEIDLPEVFDTEVREDIIRRAFRAISLSMRQPYGSSPLAGMRRVGHTTRPGLGISRMPRIAGGSRVVGIASAVGGKSAHSPRTTKNLYVKINDRERKMAKYSAIALTASVEAVKKRGHRFKEGLKLPIVVEDGVEGINKTKDAIALLKNLGVYEDIERSREGKHIRAGRGKMRGRRYKQPKSVLIVARNSSAMKAFRSLPGVDIASPNSLSIRKLAPGGVGGRLTIFTEGAIESLKEVDQ; the protein is encoded by the coding sequence TTGAATACGAAAGTACCTATTTATTCAGTTTCCGGTGAGATGAAGGGAGAAATAGACCTTCCGGAGGTATTTGATACAGAGGTGAGGGAGGATATCATCAGACGGGCCTTTAGGGCCATCTCCCTTTCCATGAGGCAGCCCTATGGATCTTCCCCGCTTGCCGGTATGAGGCGGGTCGGGCACACTACCAGGCCAGGTCTCGGCATCTCGAGAATGCCAAGAATTGCGGGTGGATCAAGGGTTGTTGGCATAGCGAGTGCAGTGGGAGGAAAGAGCGCACATTCTCCAAGGACAACAAAGAATCTCTATGTCAAGATCAACGACAGAGAGAGAAAAATGGCTAAATATTCGGCAATTGCGCTTACCGCGTCCGTTGAAGCCGTTAAGAAGAGAGGGCACAGATTCAAAGAAGGTCTCAAGCTTCCTATAGTTGTTGAGGATGGCGTTGAAGGCATAAACAAGACTAAGGATGCCATCGCGCTTCTTAAGAATCTGGGTGTATACGAGGATATAGAGAGATCCAGAGAGGGCAAGCATATAAGGGCAGGTCGCGGAAAGATGAGGGGAAGAAGGTACAAGCAGCCGAAGAGCGTACTCATAGTGGCCAGGAATTCATCAGCCATGAAGGCGTTCAGATCATTGCCAGGGGTAGATATTGCCTCACCCAACTCACTCAGCATAAGAAAGCTTGCCCCTGGAGGAGTAGGCGGAAGGCTCACAATATTTACGGAAGGTGCGATAGAATCACTGAAAGAGGTGGATCAATGA
- the rpmC gene encoding 50S ribosomal protein L29: MSKEERQETLKNLKESLLHERALISMGGSSPSPGKVRGIRRQIARLLTVEREEKR, encoded by the coding sequence ATGTCGAAGGAAGAGAGACAGGAAACGCTGAAGAATCTTAAGGAAAGCCTTCTGCATGAGAGGGCCCTTATATCAATGGGAGGTTCTTCTCCCAGTCCTGGCAAGGTACGCGGCATAAGGCGCCAGATAGCCAGGTTGCTTACAGTTGAGAGGGAGGAAAAAAGGTAA
- a CDS encoding TIGR01777 family oxidoreductase: MDIVISGGTGLIGRAITEIQGNTYNVITRGPSRTDGNINLVNWNDLRKIRHCDVVINLAGYNIGSKRWNPKIKEEIIRSRIESTRRMVEFISSLDSKPEAFLSGSAIGYYGYGENTVFDENSPPGTGFLAELANAWEDEALKASRYTRTVILRTSNVLSSSGGFLARIMNSRSRRVYYFGDGDQPVSWIHIKDYVNAVKFLMENKDISGPVNMAAPSPVSFADLAHAIAREKGYKEMKIPEFIGKLILGSEMYRELMSGQRVAPKKLTGSGFSFQYPDLESAIKNL; encoded by the coding sequence ATGGACATTGTGATATCCGGCGGTACCGGCCTCATAGGTAGAGCAATAACTGAGATTCAGGGAAATACGTATAACGTCATAACGCGTGGTCCTTCCAGGACTGATGGAAATATAAATCTTGTGAACTGGAACGATCTCAGAAAGATACGGCACTGTGATGTTGTCATAAATCTGGCCGGATACAATATAGGATCAAAACGCTGGAACCCGAAGATAAAGGAAGAGATAATAAGAAGCCGAATTGAGAGCACGAGGAGAATGGTCGAATTCATCTCATCGCTTGACAGCAAGCCTGAGGCATTCCTTTCCGGTTCTGCAATAGGATACTATGGATATGGTGAAAATACTGTATTCGATGAAAACTCGCCCCCTGGAACGGGTTTTCTTGCGGAGCTAGCTAATGCATGGGAGGACGAGGCCCTAAAAGCTTCGAGATATACGAGAACGGTCATTTTGAGAACTTCCAACGTACTGAGCAGCAGTGGGGGCTTTCTGGCACGCATCATGAATTCCAGATCCAGGAGGGTATACTATTTTGGTGATGGAGATCAGCCCGTATCGTGGATTCATATCAAGGACTATGTAAACGCTGTCAAGTTCCTCATGGAAAATAAGGATATATCTGGGCCGGTAAATATGGCGGCGCCATCTCCGGTATCTTTCGCAGATCTAGCACATGCAATAGCAAGAGAGAAGGGCTATAAAGAAATGAAAATACCTGAATTCATCGGCAAACTGATTCTCGGATCAGAAATGTACAGGGAACTGATGAGTGGCCAGAGAGTAGCCCCAAAGAAATTAACGGGTTCTGGATTCAGCTTCCAGTATCCGGATCTGGAGTCTGCCATTAAAAACCTATGA
- a CDS encoding 50S ribosomal protein L23, with the protein MKGDIIISPLSTEKTALMAEKENKLTLMVRRDANREMIKKEVEERFGVKVEGINVMITKKGKKAIVKLAKEYSAEEIAERIGVF; encoded by the coding sequence ATGAAGGGTGATATAATAATATCTCCACTCTCAACTGAAAAAACCGCTCTCATGGCTGAGAAGGAGAACAAGCTCACCCTCATGGTGAGGAGAGATGCGAACAGAGAGATGATCAAGAAAGAGGTAGAGGAGCGGTTCGGAGTTAAGGTAGAGGGTATCAACGTCATGATAACCAAGAAGGGTAAGAAGGCCATAGTGAAGCTTGCCAAGGAGTACTCGGCTGAAGAGATAGCTGAGCGTATAGGTGTATTCTGA
- a CDS encoding 30S ribosomal protein S19, producing the protein MVVNKQGSVKSIKRKARKSKKVVSGRAKEFTYKGYSLEDLQKMSMEELIKILPARARRTLLREPNYEQKKLMEKLESDEEDVKTHVRDVIILPNYVGKIVEVYNGNSYFKFEIKPEMIGHYLGEFVMTRKEVKHSGPGVGATRSSKFMPLK; encoded by the coding sequence ATGGTCGTTAATAAGCAGGGTTCTGTAAAATCAATAAAGAGAAAGGCCAGGAAATCAAAGAAAGTTGTTAGTGGCAGAGCGAAGGAGTTCACATACAAGGGATACTCACTTGAGGATCTTCAGAAGATGAGCATGGAAGAACTCATAAAGATCCTACCGGCAAGGGCAAGAAGGACTCTGTTAAGGGAACCTAACTACGAACAAAAGAAGCTCATGGAGAAGCTTGAGAGCGATGAGGAAGACGTGAAGACACACGTCAGGGACGTCATTATACTGCCAAATTACGTTGGAAAGATAGTCGAAGTGTACAATGGAAACAGTTACTTCAAGTTTGAAATAAAACCTGAGATGATAGGGCATTATCTTGGTGAATTTGTCATGACGAGAAAGGAAGTAAAGCACTCAGGCCCGGGCGTAGGCGCAACCCGTTCATCTAAGTTCATGCCGCTGAAGTGA
- the rnp1 gene encoding ribonuclease P protein component 1: MNSRETIAKRSRNTSRIWDSKRALNEMIYLDEFTGMEVSIVDSPNRSEIGRTGLVSFETKNTLEIDTGRKRIMIPKHLRKFRINGQFVDGDLINMRPEDRLREYRRILRDLRR; encoded by the coding sequence TTGAACTCCAGGGAGACCATCGCCAAGAGGTCAAGAAATACCTCGAGGATATGGGATTCAAAGCGAGCGTTGAATGAAATGATATACCTTGATGAGTTCACAGGCATGGAAGTATCGATCGTGGACAGCCCGAACAGGTCCGAAATAGGAAGGACTGGCCTGGTTTCCTTCGAGACAAAGAATACGCTCGAAATAGATACCGGTAGAAAGAGGATAATGATACCGAAACATCTCAGGAAATTCAGGATTAACGGTCAGTTTGTTGATGGTGATCTTATAAACATGCGGCCTGAGGACAGGCTGAGAGAATACCGCAGAATTTTGCGAGATCTGAGGAGGTAA
- the rplX gene encoding 50S ribosomal protein L24 produces the protein MYRKMEVSLSKDLRKKYGIRSFPVIMGDVVKVISGSRKGEGGKVAEVDHASGLVVVEGITIARADGKQKGFGIQPEKLQITHLDLSRGDRFDKIKSLAARKNIVVEKPEPEPEPRKEETAEAQEAKEEAVAEEKTEVDDNDKQN, from the coding sequence ATGTACAGAAAGATGGAAGTGTCTCTCAGCAAGGATCTGAGGAAAAAATACGGAATAAGGTCTTTCCCAGTTATAATGGGAGACGTGGTCAAGGTCATAAGCGGATCCAGGAAGGGAGAAGGGGGCAAGGTAGCAGAGGTTGATCATGCCTCCGGGCTCGTCGTCGTTGAGGGGATAACAATAGCAAGGGCAGATGGAAAGCAAAAGGGATTTGGCATCCAGCCGGAGAAGCTCCAGATAACTCATCTCGATCTGTCTCGCGGTGACAGGTTCGATAAGATAAAGTCCCTTGCTGCAAGGAAGAACATAGTGGTCGAGAAGCCAGAACCAGAGCCAGAACCTAGGAAAGAGGAGACGGCGGAGGCCCAGGAAGCCAAGGAAGAAGCCGTAGCGGAGGAGAAAACAGAGGTGGATGATAATGATAAACAAAACTAA
- a CDS encoding 50S ribosomal protein L2 — MGKHIIPQRRGHGSLVYRSPSHRHITEVKHVDQGTYVIKDIIHAPGRNAPLLELMGSDGKKAYQIAFTGAFVGQNIVAGNVDSVSPGTTTVLANIPDGSYVYNIESSPGDGGEFCRSAGTFALVVSHGQHVTLKLPSGRMRDFDPRCRATLGVVAASGIKDPPILKAGTHVHYLRSKAKRPYTVRGVAMNAVNHPHGGGNHQHVGRPSTVGRNAPPGRKVGRLSPKRRRVNGR; from the coding sequence ATGGGTAAGCATATAATTCCGCAGAGGAGAGGTCATGGGAGCCTTGTGTACAGGAGCCCGAGCCATCGTCACATCACTGAAGTGAAGCACGTAGATCAGGGTACATACGTCATAAAGGATATAATACACGCACCAGGCAGAAACGCTCCACTTCTAGAGCTTATGGGCAGTGATGGGAAGAAGGCCTATCAGATAGCCTTCACAGGGGCATTTGTCGGGCAGAACATTGTGGCAGGTAACGTTGACAGCGTTTCTCCAGGTACAACGACTGTCCTTGCAAACATTCCGGATGGGAGCTATGTCTACAACATAGAGAGCAGTCCAGGTGACGGGGGCGAGTTCTGCAGAAGTGCTGGTACCTTTGCATTGGTCGTTTCCCATGGGCAGCACGTAACTCTCAAGCTTCCCTCTGGAAGGATGAGGGATTTTGATCCCAGGTGCAGAGCGACACTGGGAGTTGTTGCGGCATCCGGTATTAAAGATCCGCCAATATTGAAGGCAGGTACGCATGTTCACTATCTGAGGAGCAAAGCAAAGCGTCCATACACTGTTAGAGGCGTGGCCATGAATGCTGTGAATCATCCGCATGGAGGAGGTAACCACCAGCATGTTGGTAGGCCAAGTACGGTCGGTAGAAATGCTCCACCAGGAAGGAAGGTTGGAAGGCTTTCACCAAAGAGGAGGAGAGTAAATGGTCGTTAA
- the rpl3p gene encoding 50S ribosomal protein L3 gives MATPHHSRRGSMAYYPRVRAKSVDPKIRSWPEIKGEVKVQGFAGFKVGMTHVEMIDYRKKSVTAGQPILVPVTVVEVPPLDVVGYRLYDEDAEGNLVVVFEAWAKDLDKEIFRKIPEIKKVAERDPPESYEDVRIIVATRNKDVPGIPSKKPEIFELRIGGGNSVKERLEYAKNHLGKQITFTDFSKPGKFVDVVSITKGKGFTGHVKRFGVKLLPRKNRKHRRMIGTLGPWHPDWVRNTVPQAGQMGFQQRTISNVRVIKYGNKEEVDSINVRGGFLHYGFVKNDYVLLFGSIPGASKRLIKMRDPARQKVPDIEEVKLEYISLESKQGD, from the coding sequence ATGGCGACGCCTCATCATTCGAGAAGGGGGTCAATGGCATATTACCCCAGAGTAAGAGCAAAAAGTGTAGATCCGAAGATCAGAAGCTGGCCTGAGATAAAGGGCGAGGTCAAGGTACAGGGGTTCGCTGGTTTCAAAGTGGGCATGACGCATGTGGAAATGATAGATTACAGGAAGAAGAGCGTCACGGCGGGCCAACCAATACTTGTACCGGTGACCGTTGTGGAGGTCCCACCCCTAGATGTGGTTGGGTACCGCCTCTACGATGAGGATGCTGAGGGCAATCTCGTCGTTGTCTTCGAGGCCTGGGCGAAGGATCTTGATAAGGAAATATTCAGGAAGATCCCGGAGATCAAGAAGGTCGCTGAGAGAGATCCGCCGGAATCCTATGAAGACGTGAGAATAATAGTGGCAACTAGAAACAAGGATGTACCTGGGATACCTTCAAAGAAACCGGAGATATTCGAGCTCAGGATCGGCGGTGGCAACTCTGTTAAGGAGAGGCTGGAATATGCGAAGAATCATCTGGGAAAGCAGATAACGTTCACCGATTTCTCCAAGCCTGGAAAGTTCGTGGATGTTGTCTCTATAACAAAGGGCAAGGGTTTCACAGGACACGTGAAGAGATTTGGCGTGAAATTGCTACCTAGGAAGAACAGAAAGCACAGGAGGATGATCGGTACTCTGGGGCCATGGCATCCTGACTGGGTCAGGAACACTGTTCCGCAGGCCGGTCAGATGGGATTCCAGCAGAGAACGATCAGCAACGTCAGAGTCATAAAATATGGGAACAAGGAAGAGGTGGATTCCATAAACGTTCGTGGCGGTTTCCTCCATTATGGATTTGTGAAGAATGATTATGTGCTGCTGTTTGGCTCAATACCTGGGGCTTCGAAGAGGCTTATCAAGATGAGAGATCCGGCAAGGCAGAAGGTGCCGGACATAGAAGAGGTAAAGCTAGAGTACATATCATTGGAATCAAAGCAGGGTGATTGA
- the yciH gene encoding translation initiation factor, with the protein MKDKNFTGMPKELQPWEGFGRETQAVKIMVDKRRYGKFVTIIEGIDPKTEDIEKIAKELKKKVASGGTVKEGRIIELQGDHRQEVKKYLEDMGFKASVE; encoded by the coding sequence ATGAAGGATAAAAATTTCACCGGCATGCCCAAGGAACTACAGCCTTGGGAGGGATTCGGAAGGGAAACACAGGCTGTAAAGATAATGGTCGACAAGAGGAGATACGGTAAGTTCGTAACGATCATCGAGGGCATCGATCCCAAGACAGAGGACATAGAGAAGATCGCTAAAGAACTGAAGAAGAAGGTTGCCTCTGGCGGTACAGTGAAGGAGGGGAGGATAATTGAACTCCAGGGAGACCATCGCCAAGAGGTCAAGAAATACCTCGAGGATATGGGATTCAAAGCGAGCGTTGAATGA
- a CDS encoding 50S ribosomal protein L14 — protein sequence MKGIAGRQTRGLPLGANITCADNTGARSISLIDVKAWHGKARRIPAAGVGDMFMASVKKGTPEMRSKVVYAVVIRQKRPYRRPDGTMVQFEDNAAVLVTPDGEVRGSEIKGPVAREAAERWPRIAAIASIIV from the coding sequence ATGAAGGGAATAGCCGGTAGGCAGACTAGAGGATTGCCACTTGGAGCTAACATAACCTGTGCCGACAACACAGGAGCAAGATCAATAAGCCTTATAGACGTGAAGGCATGGCATGGAAAGGCCAGAAGAATACCCGCCGCAGGAGTTGGCGACATGTTCATGGCCAGCGTCAAGAAGGGTACACCGGAGATGAGATCGAAGGTAGTTTACGCTGTTGTCATAAGGCAGAAGCGCCCGTACCGCAGGCCGGACGGCACAATGGTGCAATTCGAAGATAATGCTGCAGTTCTGGTCACGCCGGATGGCGAGGTCCGTGGATCTGAGATCAAGGGCCCGGTGGCAAGAGAGGCCGCTGAAAGATGGCCCAGAATAGCCGCTATAGCTTCAATTATAGTTTAA
- a CDS encoding 30S ribosomal protein S4e, producing MINKTKRLMVSRQVKIPRKTYFWGPTPNPGMHPKDQSVTLLSIIRDYLKLSDKEREAARILANGLVKVDGKTVREKKFAVGFMDVIEINGESYRVVYNDQGALVLMKETKERASMKLLKVRSKVIAPGNRIQLGTHDGRTFITDDKSKKVGDVWAVSVPDMKISEIIKMQPGNKAYITAGSHVNQTGTISKIEAKEGSSANLVHFQEGFSTIKDHVFMIGSSKFSFVLSPEEVIP from the coding sequence ATGATAAACAAAACTAAGAGACTGATGGTATCAAGACAGGTCAAGATCCCGAGAAAAACCTACTTCTGGGGTCCAACACCAAATCCAGGCATGCATCCAAAAGATCAATCAGTCACGCTGCTTTCGATCATAAGGGACTACCTTAAACTTTCCGACAAGGAGCGGGAGGCGGCCAGGATATTGGCAAACGGATTGGTCAAGGTGGACGGCAAGACTGTGAGAGAGAAGAAGTTCGCAGTAGGATTCATGGATGTTATAGAGATAAATGGTGAATCCTATAGAGTAGTATACAATGACCAGGGTGCGCTGGTGCTGATGAAGGAGACCAAGGAAAGGGCCTCGATGAAACTGCTCAAGGTAAGATCAAAAGTAATAGCCCCTGGAAACAGAATTCAGCTTGGAACCCACGACGGCAGAACCTTCATAACGGATGACAAGAGCAAAAAGGTCGGAGACGTCTGGGCCGTTTCCGTACCGGATATGAAGATAAGCGAGATAATAAAGATGCAGCCCGGCAACAAGGCGTACATCACTGCAGGTTCCCACGTTAACCAGACAGGGACGATAAGCAAAATAGAGGCCAAGGAAGGTTCATCGGCTAACCTGGTTCATTTCCAGGAGGGTTTCTCCACCATAAAGGATCACGTGTTCATGATTGGAAGCTCGAAGTTCTCCTTTGTACTTAGTCCTGAGGAGGTGATCCCATGA
- a CDS encoding 30S ribosomal protein S17: MYTRNIGLDVKLPESECNDPHCPYHGKLSVRGQVLTGKVVSANMTKSAVVAREYQQYIPKYERKATKIKKYHVHVPDCIKIKPGDTVRFAECRKLAKTISFVIVEKVNQ, translated from the coding sequence ATGTATACGCGTAATATTGGACTTGATGTCAAATTGCCAGAGAGTGAATGCAACGACCCGCACTGCCCGTACCACGGGAAGCTGTCTGTCAGAGGGCAGGTTCTTACGGGCAAGGTTGTGTCTGCAAATATGACGAAAAGTGCTGTTGTTGCAAGGGAGTACCAGCAGTACATACCTAAGTATGAAAGAAAGGCTACCAAGATAAAGAAGTATCACGTTCATGTTCCTGACTGCATAAAGATCAAGCCTGGCGATACAGTCAGGTTTGCCGAATGCAGGAAGTTAGCCAAGACGATTTCTTTTGTCATTGTTGAAAAGGTGAATCAATGA
- a CDS encoding site-2 protease family protein, which yields MNGIYLFVVLLISWIAIVYLLSPYIKRSKHFSLFGPAIMLKFVKNRGVIEGISKKFPAKAFSKVSVIVVIIAGIVALVSLIYSAYLASFIRPSQAPPVTEFLGLPGINPVIPIGYGIVALVVSVVVHEMMHGVTAKRHGLKVDSVGVLFFIVPVGAFVEPNETEMMSADPVIRRRIFAAGPGVNIIIGIILAILISTVMFSSAAPVHNGVYVQSSDPQVNPSIPAGNEIIAIGNYTGNNVTTALINSNLAPGSNVNVSLFNGKNVKQVEAVAGIVIVSTLPGYPAANVSVPSNSVLLSINHTEIRNETVLTDVLDAIPPGTTISMTVLVMPSHTVRTFNMTTTSAYRYYAQYDPSANNPAYRDYSFVGISISYMGITGYQMNELRNLIFLREFYSNPVEGFIEAIGLPFYGLNPVPVSMASMFSVPFSPLIFWGMLNTFYWFFWINILLGITNALPFAFFDGGQFFRDTLTIAGRKFRSLSNEKVVNQIMYFMSFLVFFLILWELIVPRII from the coding sequence ATGAATGGTATTTATCTATTCGTTGTCCTCCTCATTTCATGGATAGCAATCGTTTATCTGCTCTCACCTTACATAAAGCGTTCAAAGCATTTCTCACTTTTTGGCCCTGCGATAATGCTAAAATTCGTAAAGAACAGAGGAGTTATTGAAGGCATATCCAAAAAATTCCCTGCAAAAGCTTTCTCTAAGGTCTCTGTCATAGTGGTCATAATTGCAGGAATAGTTGCGCTGGTTAGTCTGATCTACAGCGCTTATCTGGCTTCATTTATAAGACCCAGCCAGGCACCTCCAGTCACTGAATTCCTGGGTCTTCCTGGTATTAATCCCGTCATCCCAATAGGGTATGGCATAGTGGCCCTTGTGGTCTCCGTGGTTGTGCATGAGATGATGCACGGCGTAACCGCAAAAAGGCATGGCCTTAAGGTCGATTCAGTCGGTGTGTTGTTTTTCATAGTTCCCGTCGGTGCATTTGTGGAACCCAACGAAACCGAGATGATGAGTGCAGATCCAGTCATCAGGAGGAGGATATTTGCTGCAGGTCCTGGTGTAAATATAATTATAGGCATTATACTGGCCATACTGATCTCAACTGTTATGTTCTCAAGTGCAGCCCCGGTTCATAACGGAGTCTACGTGCAGAGCTCGGATCCGCAGGTGAATCCGTCCATCCCAGCTGGAAACGAGATAATAGCCATCGGCAATTATACCGGCAACAACGTAACCACGGCCTTGATAAATTCCAATCTAGCACCTGGTTCAAATGTTAATGTCAGCCTGTTCAACGGAAAGAACGTAAAGCAGGTCGAGGCGGTTGCAGGCATTGTAATAGTATCTACATTGCCTGGTTATCCGGCTGCAAATGTGAGTGTTCCCTCCAATTCCGTGCTTCTATCCATAAACCATACCGAGATAAGGAATGAGACCGTGCTGACCGATGTTCTGGATGCGATACCGCCTGGGACAACGATATCCATGACCGTGCTGGTTATGCCATCCCACACCGTCAGGACATTTAACATGACCACAACTTCCGCTTACAGGTACTATGCACAATATGACCCCAGCGCAAATAATCCCGCCTACAGGGATTACAGCTTCGTTGGAATATCGATATCCTATATGGGCATAACAGGGTACCAGATGAACGAACTCAGGAACCTCATATTCCTCAGGGAGTTCTATTCTAATCCCGTGGAGGGTTTCATAGAGGCTATAGGCCTTCCCTTCTACGGCCTCAACCCCGTTCCGGTATCGATGGCCAGCATGTTCTCCGTTCCGTTCAGTCCGCTGATATTCTGGGGCATGCTGAACACGTTTTACTGGTTCTTCTGGATAAACATACTGCTTGGCATAACAAACGCACTGCCCTTCGCCTTCTTTGATGGCGGGCAATTCTTCAGGGACACGCTGACGATAGCTGGAAGAAAATTCAGATCGCTGTCCAACGAGAAGGTCGTTAACCAGATCATGTATTTCATGAGCTTCCTGGTCTTCTTCCTCATCCTGTGGGAACTGATAGTACCAAGAATAATTTAA